The genomic DNA AGCTGTCGGCGTGGTGGAAGAGGCTCGCCCCGGGGTTCAGCGTCACCGCCTTCTTGCCGGCGTTGATCACGTCCCAATCCTCTTCGCCCTCCTCCGGCGCGGGGCCCATCCCGAGGATGCCGTTCTCGCTGTGGTAGGTCACATGCCGCCCCTCGGGCTGAAACTGCGCCACCATCTCGGGAAAGCCGATGCCGAGGTTCACATAGGCGCCGTCTTCGATGTCTTGCGCCGCACGCCATGCAATGCCCGCGCTGCTGAGCTTCTCCATCAGATCGCCTCCCCGGCGCGCACCAGCGCCTCTTCCTGCGCGGGTTGCGGCACTTCCACCAGCCGGTCCACGAAGATGCCCGGCGTCACCACCTGCTCGGGGTCGATCCCGCCCGGCGCCACCAGCCGCGTGACCTGCGCAATGGTGCGCGCCGCAGCCATCGCCATGATGGGGGCAAAGTTTCGGGCCGCCAGCCGATAGGTCAGGTTGCCATGGGCATCTCCGAGTGCGCCCTTTACCAGCGCCACATCCGCCTTCAGCCAGCGCTCGCGCAGATACATCCGCCCGTCAAACTCTTCGCAAGGCTTGCCCTCGGCCAGTTCGGTGCCCACGCCCGTTGCGGTGTAAAACGCCGGAATCCCCGCGCCCCCGGCCCGGATCCGCTCGGCCAGCGTGCCCTGCGGCACCAGCTCCAGCGCCACCTCACCCGCCTCGTAGCGGCGCTGAAAGGCCTGCGGCTGGGAGGAACGCGGGAAGGAGCAGATCACCTTCGCCACCATCCCGGCCTCCAGCATCGCGGCAATGCCCACCGCGCCGGTGCCTGCGTTGTTATTGACCACGGTCAGATTCCTCGGCTGCCCGGTCTTGCGAAACCGGATCACCAGCGCATGCACCAACTCCACCGGAATGCCCGAGCCGCCGAACCCCGCAATCATCACCACATCGCCGTCGGCTATGTCAGCCACAGCGGCCTCAAGGCTGGCCACGCTCTTATCCATCCGCCGTCCTCCTCGCGGCCACCCTAGCCGCCGGAGCCGTGCTCAGAAATACCCCTTCTTGGGCGGCGCCCCATGCGGCGCGGGCATCAGCAGCGGCCATGGTGAGCCATCCGAGCCGCGGTCCTGCTTCACGCAGATCAGCGCCGGCTCATCCCGCTCGATCGCCGCTTTCACCGCCACCTCCAACGCCTCGGGCGTATCGGCCCGCTCGGCATGCAGGCCAAAGCTTCTGGCCATCGCCACGAAATCCGGGTTGCCCAGCTCCGCCCCAATCCGGCGCCCCTCAAACTGCGTGTCCTGATCGCGCAGTACATTGCCAAAGGCCCCGTTGTCGAAGACCACGACAACCACGCCAATGCCATGCTGCGCCGCCGTCGCCATCTCTTGCGCGCCAAACAAAAAGCCGCCGTCTCCGGTTACGCACACCACCGCCTTTTCGGGGTTGGCCACCTTCACCCCCAGCGCGGTGTTGTAGCCAAAGCCGAGGTTCTCCTGATAGGCGGAGGTCACATATGTCCGCGGCTCGTAGACGGGGAAGGCAAAGCGCGCCGTGAAACCCACCTGGCTGATCTCTTCCACGAAGAATCCATCGCGCGGCAGCGCCGCGCGGATCGCCTTCAAATGGCCCACCTGCGGCTGGATCTCTTCTATCTTCGCCTCAGCCGCCTCCCGCGCCGCGCCAATCGCATCGCCCCGGTCCGGCCCCTGCGCCACACGCGCCTCAAGCGCCGCGCAGGCCTCGGCAGCATCGCCGAGCACAAAGCAATCGGGCTTCAGCCGCACCGCCTCTGTCGGGTCGATATCGATGCGCAGCACCTTCAGCCCCTCGGGCCGCCACTGCCAGCGCATGAAGGGCAGCTCCAGTCGCGAGCCGATGCCGATTGCAAGGTCGCAATCACGGTAAAGATCGTACCCCGCCACCATGTTCACGGCGAGCGGATCATCCTCGGGGATCACCCCCTTGCCGCTGCGATGCGCCACCACCGGCGCGCCCAGCTTGCGGGCAAGGGCAAGCACCTCTGCACCGGCCTCCATCGCGCCGAAGCCGACAAAGATCATCGGGTTCTGCGCCTCGGCAATCATCTCGGCCGCCTGTGTAATCTGGCCCTCACTCAGGGGCGGCGCTAGCACCTCCTCGCGCTCGAAAGCGCCACGCACCGTGCCCTTGGCGGCCATCACATCCCACGGCGCTTCAATCGCCGCAGGCCCACCCCGGCCCCGCGCCATCTCGCCAAAGGCGCGGCCCAGCATCCGGCCTGTTTCGCTGGCATGCTCCACCCGGCCCGCCCAACGGGTGATGCTGCGCAGCGTGGCCAGCTGGTCGGGCAACTCGTGCAGCTGCCCACGGCCCTGCCCGATCAGGTGAGAAAAGATGTTGCCGGTCACGCACAGCACCGGCGTGCCCCCGGCGTAGGCGGTAGAGATCGCCGCGCCCGCATTCAGCACCCCCGGCCCCGGCACCACGGTGAACACCCCGGGCTTACCGGACGAGCGGGCATAACCATAGGCCATGTAACCCGCCCCCTGCTCATGGCGCGTATGAATAAATCGGATGCGCCCCGCCTCCCGCGCCAGCGCATCATTGAAGGCATACATATGCGCGCCGGGAATGCCAAAAACCACTTCGGTCCCCGCCTCGGCAAGCCCCGCCGCCAGCGCCTCGCCCGTGGTCTGTTCCACTTCATTGCCGCTCATCTGATCCTCCCCCGTTTATATACTTCACATGTTAATCATATTTTCGAGCACCCCGCAATATCCCCGAGGCCTTCCTGCCACACCCCTCACAATCGCGGCAAATCGAGGATTTGCGCCCCAATTTTGTCACATTTGCGGCACCCAATATCCAGACAGAGGAGGAAAACTCCCACATGAGAGGCAGGAACCATCACGGCGAAACGCTCGTTGGGGTGGTAACAGAGTAAAGGAACAAGGCAATGGCACCGAAGAAATCCGGCAAGCCGGAGACGAAAACCGAAGAGCGCAGCGCGGTCGATACCCGCCGGCGCGAAACCCCGCGCGACATCTGGGATATTAAGCCCGATGCCGACGTCGATGAACGGTTTATCATCACCGACTGGGCCAGCATCTGACCCGCTGACACGATCTGTCAGCAGGGGCGGTCTGCGCCCCTGTATCGCGCTTCTTGAAGGCGCTACTCTGCGGCCACCATGGCCGAAACACGCACCCCTATCTCTTCCATCCGCAATCTCGGCCCCGCCATGGAGGCCTCCTGCGCCCGCGCGGGCATCCACTCCGCCGAAGAACTGGCCGATCTGGGCGCGGATGAAACCTATCGCCGCCTCCTGCAAAACGGCGCACGTCCCCACTTCATCGCCTATTACGTGATCGAAATGGGCCTACAGGGCCGCCCGTGGAATGATTGCAAAGGCGTCGAGAAAGAACGCCTGCGCGCCCGGTTTGATGCCATCGTTGCCGAGGCACATGACCCGGGGCTCTCGGAACTGGAAAAAATGCTCGACAAGATAGGCGTTCGACCGCGCTGAGCGCGAAAAATAATGTGAACCCCCTTCACATCACGCGCCCGTGACCCCACATAAAGAGTATGACCCACCTCACCGGCCCCGCCGTAGACGCCGAAATCGCCGCGCTCCACCGTCTCGCCCGGCGGATGGACGCGCTGTTTCGCATCCCCGGAACCTCTGTCGATATCGGCCTCGATACCTTCCTCGGGCTCGTCCCCGTGGTCGGCGACGCGCTGGCCGCAGCGCCCGGCGTCTACATCATCGTCAAGGCCCATCGCCTCGGGGCCAGCCCCGGCGCGCTGGCCTACATGGCGCTCAACACAGCGCTCGACTGGTCCATCGGCTCGATCCCGGTCGTCGGCGATATCTTCGACGCCGCCTATAATGCCAACATCCGCAACGTCGCTCTGCTGGAAAAGAACCTCGCAAAGCAGGCCGCCCGCGCGCGCGATGTCACTAGCCCAACCCGCGCTATGCCCCCGTTGAGCTGACCAATGCACACGCCCTGTTTACTCAACGGAAGCTATCTCATAGGTTGAGTCCATTATTCACCACTCCAACTTTCAGGACCAAATCATGGGCACTCAATTCTCCCCGAGGTATGGGTTTCGGGCCGGTGGCGGCACCGATGAAATCATCCGAGAAACCTGCGGTGGCTGGAATGCCGGGCGGCTTGTCTATCCCGGCGTTTCCTCCTGCACCACCATCACCTTCCGCGACGGGGCCGGAAACCTCGCCGGCCTGCATCTGGCCATGTCCGACACACTCATAATGGCGGGTCGTCTGATCGAGCTGGTGCGCCCGCATCTCGCCGGAGGCGTCACCGCCGTGATCCACGTCGGCCGGATGAGCGACACGCTCGGCGGCTGGAACACGCAGCCCGGCTACGACTGGCCCGCGCAGGCCGTCACCGTTCGTGGCCTCGTAAACGCCCCGGCTGTGCCAACCTACTACGTCGACACGCCCCACGGCGGATACGACGTGCAGGTTGAGCCCGCTGTCGGGGCCGGGTTCGACGTGGCCCTCAAGCCCCAGTCCGGGCATCCGCCGGACTTTACCAACGGCTGGATGCCAGTGCCGGTCAACCTCTTGCCCTGACACCAAAAAACCAAACAAAAAAGGCCCCGCGCTATGTTCAGCGCGGGGCCTCTTTTTTTTCGGCCTATGCCCTTTGAAGGCTTAGCCCACCAGCTCAAGCCCGGAGAAGAAATAGGCAATCTCTTCCGCCGCGGTCTCGGGCGCATCCGAGCCGTGCACGGAGTTTTCGCCGACCGACTCGGCAAATTCGGCGCGGATGGTGCCGGGGGCTGCATCGGCGGGGTTGGTCGCGCCCATCACTTCGCGGTTCTTCAGAATGGCGCCTTCGCCTTCCAGCACCTGCACAACCACCGGCTCGGAAGCCATGAACTCGCAAAGCTCACCGTAGAACGGGCGCTCCTTGTGCACTTCGTAAAACTTGCCAGCCTGCTCCATCGAGAGCTTGATCCGCTTCTGGGCAACGATCCGCAGACCGGCCTCTTCAAACTTGGCATTGATCTTGCCGGTCAGGTTCCGGCGGGTGGCATCGGGTTTGATGATAGAAAGGGTGCGTTCGGTGGCCATGGGGCGTCTCCTTGCTGGCCGGGCGGGCATGCCCGGTCGATAAATCGCGGCTGCGGTAACATGGAGGCCCCGCTTTTGAAAGCCTCCTTTTGAAAGCTCCGAACTGCGCGCTATCTCCGGCGCATGAACACCGCCCCCCTGCTGATCTTCGGCGCGGGCGCCATCGGCACCGCCATGGCCCAAGCCGCCTTCGCCCGCCCCGATGCACCGCCCGTCCATGTCGTCACCCGCGGCATGGCGCCAGAGGGCTGCACGCCCCACCAGATCGACCCCGGCGACGAGGCCGCCCTCGCCACACTCGCCCAGACCCTCCCCGAAATCTCCGGCCTTCTCATCACCACGGGCACCCTGCACACCGCAGGCTATGCCCCCGAGAAGAGCCTCAAAGCGCTCGATCCCGCCGCAATGGCCGAGATCTACCGCATCAACACGATCCTCCCCGCCACAATCCTCAAGCACTTCCTCCCCCGCCTGCCCCGCAAGGCCCCCGCCTTCGCCGCCGCCCTCTCCGCCCGCGTCGGCTCGATCTCCGACAACGCGCTTGGCGGCTGGGTCAGCTACCGCGCCTCCAAGGCAGCCCTGAACCAGGTGATCCGCACCTTCTCTGTCGAACTGGCCCGCACCCACCCCAAAGCCCGCCTCCTCGGCCTGCACCCGGGCACCGTCGCCACCCCGCTCTCCGCGCCCTACCGCGCCAACGCCCCCCGCGTCTTCACCGCCGCCGAAAGCGCCGCCCACCTCTGGCGCGTGGTCGAAACCACAACACCCGAGGACTCCGGCAAGCTCTTCGCCTGGGATGGGCAGGAGATCGCCCCGTAGGGTGGGCAATCTGCCCACCACCCCGACCGCATCCCCTATTTCCCCCGGCCTCCAAGCCTGCTACCTCGCCCCCCATGCTGCGCATCTCCGATATATCCTTCGCCATGGAGGGCCGCCCGCTCTTCGAGCACGCCTCCGCCGCAATCCCCGAAGGCCACAAGGTTGGCCTCGTCGGGCGCAACGGCACGGGCAAAACCACGCTGTTCCGGCTGATCCGGGGCGAGTTGGCGCTTGAGGGCGGCGACATCTCCCTGCCCAGCCGCGCCCGCATCGGCGGCGTGGCGCAGGAGGCCCCCGCCACTGACGACTCGCTCATCACCACCG from Oceanicola sp. D3 includes the following:
- a CDS encoding thiamine pyrophosphate-dependent enzyme, whose translation is MSGNEVEQTTGEALAAGLAEAGTEVVFGIPGAHMYAFNDALAREAGRIRFIHTRHEQGAGYMAYGYARSSGKPGVFTVVPGPGVLNAGAAISTAYAGGTPVLCVTGNIFSHLIGQGRGQLHELPDQLATLRSITRWAGRVEHASETGRMLGRAFGEMARGRGGPAAIEAPWDVMAAKGTVRGAFEREEVLAPPLSEGQITQAAEMIAEAQNPMIFVGFGAMEAGAEVLALARKLGAPVVAHRSGKGVIPEDDPLAVNMVAGYDLYRDCDLAIGIGSRLELPFMRWQWRPEGLKVLRIDIDPTEAVRLKPDCFVLGDAAEACAALEARVAQGPDRGDAIGAAREAAEAKIEEIQPQVGHLKAIRAALPRDGFFVEEISQVGFTARFAFPVYEPRTYVTSAYQENLGFGYNTALGVKVANPEKAVVCVTGDGGFLFGAQEMATAAQHGIGVVVVVFDNGAFGNVLRDQDTQFEGRRIGAELGNPDFVAMARSFGLHAERADTPEALEVAVKAAIERDEPALICVKQDRGSDGSPWPLLMPAPHGAPPKKGYF
- a CDS encoding DUF4112 domain-containing protein; the protein is MTHLTGPAVDAEIAALHRLARRMDALFRIPGTSVDIGLDTFLGLVPVVGDALAAAPGVYIIVKAHRLGASPGALAYMALNTALDWSIGSIPVVGDIFDAAYNANIRNVALLEKNLAKQAARARDVTSPTRAMPPLS
- a CDS encoding 3-oxoacid CoA-transferase subunit A — protein: MDKSVASLEAAVADIADGDVVMIAGFGGSGIPVELVHALVIRFRKTGQPRNLTVVNNNAGTGAVGIAAMLEAGMVAKVICSFPRSSQPQAFQRRYEAGEVALELVPQGTLAERIRAGGAGIPAFYTATGVGTELAEGKPCEEFDGRMYLRERWLKADVALVKGALGDAHGNLTYRLAARNFAPIMAMAAARTIAQVTRLVAPGGIDPEQVVTPGIFVDRLVEVPQPAQEEALVRAGEAI
- the ndk gene encoding nucleoside-diphosphate kinase, whose translation is MATERTLSIIKPDATRRNLTGKINAKFEEAGLRIVAQKRIKLSMEQAGKFYEVHKERPFYGELCEFMASEPVVVQVLEGEGAILKNREVMGATNPADAAPGTIRAEFAESVGENSVHGSDAPETAAEEIAYFFSGLELVG
- a CDS encoding SDR family oxidoreductase; the protein is MNTAPLLIFGAGAIGTAMAQAAFARPDAPPVHVVTRGMAPEGCTPHQIDPGDEAALATLAQTLPEISGLLITTGTLHTAGYAPEKSLKALDPAAMAEIYRINTILPATILKHFLPRLPRKAPAFAAALSARVGSISDNALGGWVSYRASKAALNQVIRTFSVELARTHPKARLLGLHPGTVATPLSAPYRANAPRVFTAAESAAHLWRVVETTTPEDSGKLFAWDGQEIAP
- a CDS encoding TfoX/Sxy family protein: MAETRTPISSIRNLGPAMEASCARAGIHSAEELADLGADETYRRLLQNGARPHFIAYYVIEMGLQGRPWNDCKGVEKERLRARFDAIVAEAHDPGLSELEKMLDKIGVRPR